atgaaaaataaaacgtCAGGAACATAGCTGCTACATTAAAATTGGGTATAACAAATTTAAGAACAATTTCAAACAGATGAAGTTTAGACGCATGGTATGATATATGCTTCCAAGTTCCAACATCCAAATTACTGTAAATATTTCTTGCATTATGGCTAACAATTTCAAAGAACATTACTTCCAAGAATCTTAAAAAGCACGTAACAAGAACGCGTAAAATTTGGCGACTATAAATTAGTAATACTGAAGTTCCTTTCCTAGCTATGTAATTTTCACCTCTCCGTTAACCACCTTAGTTTCCAACAATAACGATTAACAATATCAATcttgatgttttgaaaatattaaatgattctGATAGTGTGTTATCACTCCCCCTCCCCCCTTTTTCTCGACAACCAACAGGGTGTTATCCTATCCTTTTAAAATGGTTCGTAAAAAAAATTGCTGGCgactaaaaataagaaaaaatattttattcctcGAATTTGAACAAGACTCAAAAAATAATGTAGCATTCGCCACTCCAAAATTTGATTGAGACAATTATAAGCACTTCTTTGTACTAGTTCCAGTCCCGTGCAAGACTACAACAGAGTACCCCACATTTAGGAAATTTTAGATGAACGATTCCATAAACTAAAGAAACCTTCCAATAGCAGCACTCAAGGTTGAAGCATATGAAACAGATGCTCAATTGTTTGAGCATGTAAATACACATGAAACAAAACTCTGTTGCGACTCAAGCAATTTAAACAGTACCTCTTTCACAGATGTATCCAAAATTGaaccaaataaataaagaaCAAGAAAGTAAGCTATAATGCTGCAACTTACAGAATAGCAAGTTCAATAACAGTAATGATAAAATGAGACAAAAACAGTATAATGTAAACTTAACTCAGTTGCCATCATGGCACCTTAAACTCCAACGAAAACTAATAAATGAAACAACAAAACTTTAGGCAGCTGCAGAAAAATGACAACAAATGCCCCTCTAAATTGCAGAAAACTGCATCCCCTGCagagaaaaattaatttgtgagATATGAATCTgaaatttatcatataaaaaaacaacaaaacttgaATATCTATAATTAGGTCACTCTTAAATGTCTAGCTAGAAAAATCAGCTACAATTCAGATCCTATGAATCAATAAAAAAGGTGAGAACTCATCACAGACAAAAATCAGCATTGAAGTGCTTGAAACACGAGCAACTAGTAAAACTTCAAACATCATAAATAAGGCAAGATGCACACGCGAAAACATACCAGTCCTAGCGTCTATCAGTTTTGCCACTGGAGCGCTTCCCAGAATACAAGTGCTTGGGCTTCAGAGTAGGTATGACTCTATCAGCTTCTCCGCGACGGGCATCCTTGTTTCTCTTCTTGACAGATTTCTTTGCAAGTTTAATTGCCTTGACCTTTTGAGCAGAATCCTTGAAACCTTCACCAGGAACAACTTCATGTGGTGGGCGTGACAGTGACCTAGACCGTGACAGTGATCTACTCAGTCGCTGTTTTTTGCTAGGTGTATCTCCATCAATATCCATAccatctcggccatctgcaccTCTTTCAGGTGATCTCTCCCTTTTCCGTCCTCTTGTAGAGACAGATCTGCTGCGCATTCTCTTAATTGCCAAAGTGGGATCAAGCCCCAAAGATGACAGCTGTCTTCCCATTCTCTCTGACGTGAACTGTTTGTCCTTGTCAAACTTTCTAGGAACAGTTGGCCTACTCTCTGCATTGCTCTTTTTAATCCTGTGCTGCTGGATGAGcaagcttttctttttcctaatcTTAGCTAAAGCTTCTTGCTGTTCAGGAGTCAACTCAGATCCATCAATCTCAAAATCATCATCCTCAGCTTCTGCCTCTCTCATCCCTTCTTCTCTTTCCAACTCTTCAACCCTATGAAGAATATCAGGATCAATGAAATCATAAACATTGTGTCCATCCAAGATTTCAGGCAGTACATCCTCTTTCCATTCATCATTGGCTAAAATGTAACTCTTTCGCAAATTCATTGAGTATACACCAGCCCCACCATTCTCATCCTCCAGATCCTTTTcagtttttctcttttccttctcagCGGCTTCCTTAGCTTTAGCTTCTAAAACTGCTGCAGGAATACATGATGGTCTTTCCTTCTGGTCACGAGGCTTTGGTAGTGCAACATGAAACCTATTCAAGCAGTCATtcattttctttgatttcaTCTTTATTTCTACCCTCTGATTCAATAACCTTTCACATGCAGCATTTTTTACAGCAATTACCCCTTCTTCTGTCAAAGTGCTCATGGTCAACAATACACCGTCTTCATTTGTTGCCTCACCTCCTTGACCAACTATAGTCTTCATGGCTTCAGCTTTCATCTCCGTAACCAACTTCATATCTTCCTCCGATATCCCATCCAGCGGTTGCAAGTCGGTCTTGTTGCAAACTATGATCAGTGGCTTGTTCATGAACAATGACTTAATGCTGTGAAACAGAGCGGCCTGCTGAGCAATACTGTAACCACAAGACCCAGAAATATCCAAGAAAAACAATATTGCCGCCCTCAAATGTGCTAGAGCAGTGATACTGCACATCTCAATAATATTACGATCTTCAAACGGCCTGTCCAGAATCCCTGGTGTATCAATTACTTGGTACCTCAGGTATTTATAATCTGTGTGACCAACAAAGAGAGACTTTGTAGTGAAAGCATAGGGCTGGACATCGACATCAGCTcttgtaattttgtttataaacgAGCTCTTGCCAACATTTGGATATCCACAGATCAAGACAGTCCTGGTATTAGGATCAATTGAAGGGAGCCTGGCCATGTGCTGTCTGACTTGTTCTAGATAAGCCAAACTCGGGCCAATCCTCTTGATCACAGTGCACATGCGGCCAAGAGCAGCCACCTTAAGACACTTGCACCGATACAGTGAGTCACCATACTTCAGCAATTTCACATAGTCTTTGGCAATCTTACTGATAAGATTCCTAGCAGTGTTGATTTGTCCAAGTGCAAGCTTGTAATGGTCTTTGTTGTAGAGCACATGGAGGAGATCCCCGTAGAACGGATGAATATCATCAAGCCGGGGGAACTCATCAATTATGGTAGATAGCTTATCATAAAAATTCTGCTGAGTGTACTTCACCTTGCGCATGTAGAATTGGCGGAGCCGCGAAATTGCATATCCCTTGTGCACAACAGTCGGTGTCTGCCGCTGGGTACGAGAGAGGATGATATCAACAAAATCCTTCCCATTTGGCACCACAGTAATCTTCTTAAAATTATACTGAACCATCGCACCCTATCAACCTTCCTGCCACACAAAaagtataacaaaaattaacaaaaaagaaatcgTTGATTCAAAGAGGggcaacaaaaattaaacaaaagacGGTTAATGCAAACATCAATTTTCATTCAGAAAACAACACTGCGTGTTAATATATGCTGAATATATCATTATACAATTTAGATGAACACAATCAAATTTAGAACATATAATAACAGCCCAAAACGAATCTTAATAAACCAAAACAATAACACATAATAAACTCAATCGAACATTTAAACATGAAACCCCATGAACAATCCTGAGAAATCAACAAGACAGTGCATGGAAAACGGGGCGATACGCGAGTGACGGATACTTAGGAAGAAGAGACTTACCCTAAAACACGTTCGCTTCTAGGGTTTGTGTTGTATGCGGCACAGAAGTTGTTGCCGTTATGATACCGATCTTCTAGACTCTGTTTTGGTTGGAGGCTGCACACAGTCTCAAACATATACATAAGGTAGAACGAGGGTTTTATTTTGGAGAAGGTGGCACAATGTCGGTTTCACTGGAAAACGGGCCAACCCGGCCCAGTGTAAATTTACATAAATACCAGCCCAAACTCGATTTATAGTATTTCTGATAGTAAATAAAGACACAATGTTAgatcttttaataattacttcAAGAATTTGAGCACAATATAATGTGtcataaatactttttaaatttaatttattattataaatatggtTTTGggtatttttatgataatatcttaaaaaatcATAGTAGTATtgaaatgttttgaaatttgaagatACAAGGAAGAACATATTGTTATATCTTGAAATTGTggttttgaaatgttttttttcccgtatataataatacaaaataatggAACATGTACAAAAATGTAGAATGGACTCTAAAAGTATTAGGAATAGACTATGTAGAAATATCTATTGTAgattactaaaaatattaagCATAAACAATGCAGAAAAAACATAAAgagtgtattttttttgttaagaataatacatacacacacattatatatatatatatatatatatatatatatatatatatatatatatatatatatatatatgtatacactTTTACTTCTTTGTGTGTATTTTAAtaacaacatattttttgttctattatttataaatataatttaaagtaaGATGGAGTTTgtcataatttatttcttttatttttaaaagtaaaatgtgAAATATTGAATTACGtttatctaaataaattataatttaaaattataaatttatattggGTAAATCAAAACTAATTtggatattataatttaaaataaaataaaaaagtgattttattaCCCAATTTTAAATCCATATATTTATGCATTAAAGTTTGAatgtgtttataattttatttatctaagtTTAAAATTAGATAGTTATACCTTGCCCTTAAACATAAGATTATAACCCGTCAATATAGTATATTTTGCATGTATCACTTTAAATACTATTACATACATAATAAGCTGGGATATTCTTgtttataaaatacattaaacacaattcaataatacaaaaatgtgaaatttaaaaACCTCATTACAAAAGTTAGTCATTATTCATTCTTCTTAGATGAAATTATTCAATATACATTGTATTAAGAAAGATTTGAACTATATAATTTTGGGATATAGGAATTATTAATCCGGTGTAGGTAATTTACAAAACTTTctgtttgtaattattaattgattagaaataaatcaataattgaTTAGAAAGAAAACTACACAAAATTcttcaaaattcaaacaaaataaaaaa
The Vigna angularis cultivar LongXiaoDou No.4 chromosome 5, ASM1680809v1, whole genome shotgun sequence genome window above contains:
- the LOC108319636 gene encoding nucleolar GTP-binding protein 1, yielding MVQYNFKKITVVPNGKDFVDIILSRTQRQTPTVVHKGYAISRLRQFYMRKVKYTQQNFYDKLSTIIDEFPRLDDIHPFYGDLLHVLYNKDHYKLALGQINTARNLISKIAKDYVKLLKYGDSLYRCKCLKVAALGRMCTVIKRIGPSLAYLEQVRQHMARLPSIDPNTRTVLICGYPNVGKSSFINKITRADVDVQPYAFTTKSLFVGHTDYKYLRYQVIDTPGILDRPFEDRNIIEMCSITALAHLRAAILFFLDISGSCGYSIAQQAALFHSIKSLFMNKPLIIVCNKTDLQPLDGISEEDMKLVTEMKAEAMKTIVGQGGEATNEDGVLLTMSTLTEEGVIAVKNAACERLLNQRVEIKMKSKKMNDCLNRFHVALPKPRDQKERPSCIPAAVLEAKAKEAAEKEKRKTEKDLEDENGGAGVYSMNLRKSYILANDEWKEDVLPEILDGHNVYDFIDPDILHRVEELEREEGMREAEAEDDDFEIDGSELTPEQQEALAKIRKKKSLLIQQHRIKKSNAESRPTVPRKFDKDKQFTSERMGRQLSSLGLDPTLAIKRMRSRSVSTRGRKRERSPERGADGRDGMDIDGDTPSKKQRLSRSLSRSRSLSRPPHEVVPGEGFKDSAQKVKAIKLAKKSVKKRNKDARRGEADRVIPTLKPKHLYSGKRSSGKTDRR